TGCCCTTCAAGATGCGCTTCAAGCGCTCCGGAATCTATGTCAGCGCGATCCCGGTGATCGGCATCGGCGTGGTCGTCGGTCTGCTCGCTGCGGTCATGGGCATTGGCGGCGGGTTCGTCATGGTGCCGGCCCTGATCTACATTCTGCGGGTGCCGACCAACGTCGTCATCGGGACGTCTCTGTTCCAGGTGGTGATGGTCACCGCGCTGGTGACCGTTCTGCACGCCACCACCAACCAGACGGTGGACATGATCCTCGCCATCATCCTGATGGCGGGCGGAGTGATCGGCGCGCAGTTCGGCGCCCAGGCGGGGCAGAAGCTCAAGGGCGAGCAGTTGCGGGCGCTGCTGGCGCTGATGGTGCTCGGCGTTTGCACGCGCCTTGCCATCGAGCTGGTCGTGACCCCGGAGGAGCTTTTCTCGCTGAGTCTCGGGAGCCTGCATCAATGACCGGGCCGTACGCTTCTAGTCGCCGCGCGATGCTGGCCGTCATGGTCCTGACGGTCGTGGCATTTGGCCGCTCGGCGGCGGCCGAGGAGCTCATCACCGCCGTCTCGGCGGACAGGGTGTCCATCGAATCCACCTTTACCGGCGCGGAGATCGTGCTGTTCGGAACCATCGAGCGCGACGCGCAGACCGTCGCCCGGCCGCGGGGCTACGATATCGTCATCGTGACACGCGGTCCGAAGCAGGAGATCGTCGTCCGGCGCAAGTCGCGGCTGGCCGGCATCTGGGTCAACGCTCAGTCCCGGCACTATGTCGAGGCGCCGAGCTACCTCGCAATCCTGTCGAGCCGGCCGCTGACCGACATCGCCGACACGTTGGTTCTGTCCCAATTCCAGCTTAGCCTCAAGCAGTTGATCCTGCTCGAACCGGGGACGGAGTCCGGAACTCCGGCCGCCGGCGCGACTATCTTTCGAGAGGCCGTGGTGCGACTTATGCGCCAGCGCGCCCACTATGTCGAAGACCCCTTCGGCGTAGAGTTTCTGAGCCCGGCGCTGTTCAAGGCGCAGATCCCGCTGCCGGCGAGCGTTCCGGTCGGCGTATACCGGGCCGAGATCTATCTGTTCGGCGACGGCGCCCTGCTGGCGCGGGCGGCCAACGATATCAGCATCCGCAAGTCCGGGGTGGAGCAGTTCGTCACCCATCTGGCGGCGGAAATGCCGCTGCTCTACGGCCTCGCGGCGGTGGCGCTGGCGATTTTTTTCGGCTGGTTCGCCGGCATCGTGTTCCGCCGCGAC
This region of Hyphomicrobiales bacterium genomic DNA includes:
- a CDS encoding TIGR02186 family protein, yielding MTGPYASSRRAMLAVMVLTVVAFGRSAAAEELITAVSADRVSIESTFTGAEIVLFGTIERDAQTVARPRGYDIVIVTRGPKQEIVVRRKSRLAGIWVNAQSRHYVEAPSYLAILSSRPLTDIADTLVLSQFQLSLKQLILLEPGTESGTPAAGATIFREAVVRLMRQRAHYVEDPFGVEFLSPALFKAQIPLPASVPVGVYRAEIYLFGDGALLARAANDISIRKSGVEQFVTHLAAEMPLLYGLAAVALAIFFGWFAGIVFRRD